One window from the genome of Acuticoccus sp. I52.16.1 encodes:
- a CDS encoding flagellar hook protein FlgE, whose amino-acid sequence MSLYNILRTGVSGMNAHSYKLAAVADNIANANTVGYKRADAEFSSLILESGPSNYQSGAVTANIHHEVSRQGALTYTLSSTDVAVQGNGFFVVEDPKGGHYLTRAGSFVVDGQSGDLVNAAGFALMGFPSVDGQEPVITLNDTAGLEVVNLDYMNMRATPSTTGTFRVNLDEGSDTIDTGTMTTPGTAAAGATTSDPVVDVAYTVKSSIIAYDDLGRAKTLDVYMTKIQDYDPLAPTDPQWEVVIYDQSTRNTAFEGDFPYAVPNPPLGEPAASEAWVGKAIMTFDPTNGSISAIETFDEQTGASNGVTVVDPNNPDEQAILSLALPDAEDRLELNFSGTTQLAADYEPLEVEVNGNAPATVQQVGISNDGRVFAVYEDGSEVEFYRLPLANVPSPDQMEPLPGNVYRITPQSGDVRIGLPNDAGNGALVVGAVEQSNVDLASELTDMIIAQRAYTANSKSFMTGNELLEVLMNLKR is encoded by the coding sequence ATGAGCCTCTACAACATTCTTCGCACCGGCGTGTCCGGTATGAATGCCCATTCCTACAAACTGGCCGCCGTGGCGGACAACATCGCCAACGCGAATACGGTCGGATACAAGCGAGCCGATGCGGAATTCTCGTCCCTGATCCTCGAGTCGGGGCCGTCGAACTACCAGTCTGGCGCGGTCACGGCCAACATCCACCACGAAGTGTCGCGCCAGGGGGCGCTGACCTACACGCTCTCCTCGACCGATGTCGCGGTGCAGGGCAACGGCTTCTTCGTGGTCGAAGATCCGAAGGGGGGCCACTACCTCACCCGCGCCGGCTCCTTCGTGGTCGACGGCCAGTCGGGCGATCTCGTCAACGCCGCCGGCTTCGCGCTGATGGGCTTCCCGTCGGTGGACGGGCAGGAGCCGGTCATCACGCTGAACGATACCGCCGGCCTCGAGGTGGTGAACCTCGACTACATGAACATGCGTGCCACCCCCTCGACCACCGGTACCTTCCGCGTGAACCTCGACGAGGGCTCCGACACGATCGACACCGGCACGATGACCACGCCGGGTACCGCCGCCGCCGGCGCCACCACGAGCGACCCGGTGGTCGACGTCGCCTACACGGTCAAGAGCTCGATCATCGCCTACGACGACCTGGGCCGGGCCAAGACGCTCGACGTCTACATGACCAAGATCCAGGACTACGACCCGCTGGCGCCGACCGATCCGCAGTGGGAAGTGGTGATCTACGACCAGTCGACCCGCAACACCGCCTTCGAGGGTGACTTCCCCTACGCCGTGCCGAACCCGCCGCTGGGCGAGCCGGCCGCCAGCGAGGCCTGGGTCGGCAAGGCGATCATGACGTTCGACCCGACCAACGGCTCGATCTCCGCCATCGAGACGTTCGACGAGCAGACCGGCGCGTCCAACGGCGTCACCGTGGTCGACCCCAACAACCCGGACGAGCAGGCGATCCTCTCGCTGGCCCTGCCCGACGCGGAAGACCGCCTCGAGCTGAATTTCTCCGGCACCACCCAGCTCGCCGCCGACTACGAGCCGCTGGAAGTGGAAGTGAACGGCAACGCCCCGGCGACCGTGCAGCAGGTCGGTATCTCCAACGACGGCCGTGTCTTCGCCGTCTACGAGGACGGCTCGGAGGTCGAGTTCTACCGACTGCCGCTCGCCAATGTCCCCTCGCCGGACCAGATGGAGCCGCTCCCCGGCAACGTCTACCGCATCACCCCGCAGTCCGGTGACGTGCGGATCGGCCTGCCGAACGACGCCGGCAACGGGGCGCTGGTGGTCGGTGCCGTCGAGCAGTCGAACGTCGACCTGGCGTCCGAGCTGACCGACATGATCATCGCGCAGCGCGCCTACACCGCCAATTCCAAGAGCTTCATGACGGGCAACGAGCTTCTCGAAGTCCTCATGAACCTCAAGCGCTAA